From Peptoanaerobacter stomatis, one genomic window encodes:
- a CDS encoding sigma-70 family RNA polymerase sigma factor, producing the protein MNENASIWFLYEKETDELKKKQLKEEIITNYIGLVKIVSGKLFNYYAQKIEYDDLMGYGVIGLIDAIDKYDYTKNIKFETYASIRIRGEIIDQIRNLDWIPRSIRKKMKTLNTTIEKLESQLGREATRQEISEYMQISLKEVDELFEETTTYNIVSIEDEITENYKLQIMDDKKENSPEENLIYKDTIKELAKAIDTLKEKEKLVINLYYYENLTYKEISEIVGVSESRISQIISSCLIKIKKILNQ; encoded by the coding sequence TTGAATGAAAATGCTAGTATTTGGTTTCTATATGAAAAAGAAACGGATGAATTAAAAAAGAAACAATTGAAAGAAGAGATAATAACAAATTATATAGGACTTGTTAAAATAGTTTCCGGAAAGCTTTTTAATTATTATGCCCAAAAAATAGAATATGATGATCTTATGGGATATGGCGTAATAGGGCTTATAGATGCTATAGATAAATATGATTATACAAAAAATATAAAATTTGAAACATATGCTTCTATAAGGATAAGAGGGGAAATTATAGATCAGATAAGAAACTTGGATTGGATTCCAAGAAGCATAAGAAAAAAAATGAAGACTTTGAATACAACAATAGAAAAATTAGAGTCACAATTAGGTAGAGAAGCAACAAGACAAGAGATATCTGAGTATATGCAAATAAGTTTAAAAGAAGTGGATGAGTTATTTGAAGAAACTACCACATATAATATAGTTTCTATAGAAGATGAGATAACAGAAAATTATAAATTACAAATAATGGATGATAAAAAAGAAAACTCTCCTGAAGAAAATTTAATATATAAAGATACTATAAAAGAGCTTGCAAAAGCCATAGACACATTAAAAGAAAAAGAAAAATTGGTAATAAATTTATATTATTATGAAAATTTAACGTATAAAGAAATATCAGAGATAGTAGGTGTATCTGAATCAAGAATATCTCAAATAATAAGCTCATGTTTGATAAAGATAAAAAAAATTCTAAATCAATAA